From the genome of Deinococcus sp. AJ005, one region includes:
- a CDS encoding SLC13 family permease yields MTTPQLLVFATLFGALVLFVWGKWRYDVVGMLALLTLTLTGVVKGNDAFKGFSEPAVITVAAVLVISQALQKTGLVNVLVRGLGRVGNNMSVQVLAMCAVVALLSSIMNNVGALAIMLPVAITLANRAGRSASTLLMPLAFASLLGGMTTLIGTPPNLIISNLRRDLLGEAYNMFSFTPVGVAVAAAGVLYLAFLGWRLLPQRVSGENRADLYRMADYMTEVRLPESSPLAGQRVMDLGKVEGVQVVSLVRGESQRPFPTAFTVLQAGDVLIVEATAAKLTELVEDGQLTLVGNEKITPEQLASDDVTLAEVVVTALSPIVGQSAVSLRLRQRFNINLIAVSRQGQRLRERLVNAKFKAGDVLLVHGPRPSIDEALSTLGCLPLRERALDMVPAGQTRKMLLTGGIFLVAILAATVNLLPVAVSFTAAATLMLLLRLINLRDVYESIEWPILVLLATLIPVGAALSSTGGANLIAETILGLTDGWPVMAVLVVVMILTMNLSDIINNAAAALITAPIAIKIAQGLDANPDAFLIAVAVAASSAFLTPIGHQSNTLVMGPGGYKFSDYWKVGLPMEIIVVAVGAPMIALVWGLS; encoded by the coding sequence ATGACCACCCCTCAACTGCTGGTCTTCGCCACCCTCTTCGGCGCGCTGGTGCTGTTCGTGTGGGGCAAATGGCGTTACGACGTGGTGGGCATGTTGGCGCTGCTGACACTGACATTGACCGGCGTGGTCAAGGGCAACGACGCCTTCAAGGGCTTTTCCGAACCCGCCGTGATCACGGTGGCCGCCGTGCTGGTGATCAGTCAGGCGCTGCAAAAGACCGGGCTGGTCAATGTACTGGTGCGCGGGCTGGGGCGGGTGGGCAACAACATGAGTGTGCAGGTGCTGGCGATGTGCGCCGTGGTGGCGCTGCTCAGCTCGATCATGAACAACGTGGGCGCGCTGGCGATCATGCTGCCGGTGGCGATCACGCTGGCCAACCGTGCGGGTCGCTCCGCCAGCACGCTGCTGATGCCGCTGGCCTTCGCCTCGCTGCTGGGCGGCATGACCACATTGATCGGCACGCCGCCCAACCTGATCATCTCCAACCTGCGCCGCGACCTGCTGGGCGAGGCGTACAACATGTTCAGCTTTACCCCGGTGGGCGTTGCGGTGGCGGCGGCGGGCGTGCTGTATCTGGCCTTTTTAGGCTGGCGGCTGCTGCCTCAGCGGGTGTCGGGCGAGAACCGCGCGGATCTATACCGCATGGCCGACTATATGACGGAAGTGAGATTGCCGGAAAGCAGCCCCCTGGCCGGGCAGCGCGTGATGGATCTGGGCAAGGTGGAGGGCGTGCAGGTGGTCTCCCTCGTGCGCGGCGAATCGCAGCGCCCCTTTCCCACGGCGTTCACGGTGCTTCAGGCGGGCGACGTATTGATCGTGGAGGCCACCGCCGCCAAGCTGACCGAACTGGTGGAAGACGGTCAGTTAACCCTGGTGGGCAACGAGAAGATCACCCCCGAGCAACTGGCGTCCGATGACGTCACGCTGGCCGAGGTGGTGGTCACGGCGCTGTCGCCCATCGTGGGCCAGAGTGCCGTGAGCCTGCGTCTGCGCCAGCGGTTCAATATCAACCTGATCGCGGTGTCGCGCCAAGGCCAGCGCCTGCGCGAGCGGCTGGTGAATGCCAAGTTCAAGGCCGGGGACGTGCTGCTGGTGCATGGGCCGCGCCCCTCTATCGACGAGGCGCTCAGCACCCTGGGCTGCCTGCCCCTGCGCGAGCGGGCGCTGGACATGGTCCCCGCCGGGCAGACCCGCAAGATGCTGTTGACCGGCGGTATTTTCCTGGTCGCCATCCTGGCCGCCACCGTGAACCTGCTGCCGGTGGCCGTGTCGTTTACCGCCGCCGCCACGCTGATGCTGCTGCTCCGTCTGATCAACCTGCGCGACGTGTACGAGAGCATCGAGTGGCCCATTCTGGTGCTGCTGGCCACGCTGATTCCGGTGGGTGCGGCCCTGTCCAGCACCGGGGGCGCGAACCTGATCGCAGAAACCATCCTTGGCCTCACGGACGGCTGGCCTGTGATGGCCGTGCTGGTGGTGGTCATGATCCTGACCATGAACCTGTCGGACATCATCAACAACGCCGCCGCCGCACTGATCACCGCGCCGATTGCCATCAAGATCGCGCAGGGGCTGGACGCCAATCCGGATGCTTTCCTGATCGCCGTGGCGGTGGCGGCCAGCAGCGCTTTTTTAACCCCCATCGGGCATCAGAGCAACACGCTGGTCATGGGGCCGGGGGGTTACAAGTTCAGCGACTACTGGAAGGTGGGCCTGCCGATGGAAATCATCGTGGTGGCGGTGGGCGCACCGATGATCGCGCTGGTGTGGGGGCTGTCGTAG
- a CDS encoding type ISP restriction/modification enzyme produces the protein MSLPLVKSFQKRLEDIVTHGGTRNESSVRAAFQTLLSGWAEGQGDLRLIPEAGYSPPGQKNVLRPDGTLKDALQQAHGYWESKDEADNLDDEIQKKFALGYPRDNIIFEDSQTAVLIQHGEEVMRADMADADALNTLLGLFFAFEPPEVTEFRKAIESFRAELPGLLDVLRGAIADAEVEDDYRQRRDEFIETARKAMNPAFNARDAGEMLIQHILTGEIFQGVFDNAQYLEENNIAQQLQKLAETFYKGKIRRDVDGRTKRYYGAIKAAASKIADHHEKQKFLKVLYETFYRAYNPAGADKLGIFYTPGEIVRFMIEATDTLLNRHFGTGLADRGVEILDPATGTGTFITELIDYLPRNKLAYKYEHELHCNELALLPYYIANLNIEATYEQKMGHYAEFKNIVLVDTLDNTGFGIQGEYNALFQSVSAENLERVQRQNARPVRVIIGNPPYRANQANENDNNKNREYPKIDKRIKDTYIAHSRAQKTKLYDMYARFLRWATDRLKQDGIVAFVSNSSFVDAKTFDGFREVVAEEFTDIYVINMRGNANTSGERRKREGGNVFNDQIKVGVAVYFLVKTKPGSKKKPRPCEIHYHEVPDFWDAEQKKAFLRDNKFWDIDFERIRPDDKHNWVNLAEHDWEAFLPVADKETKAAKSLGQERAIFKEYAPGIVSARDEWVTSLDAKHLEAKMKAFIPEYELGYAGQESEALKVKWSRNLKSRFDKKVREKFSKKHVRKYAYRPYCVHYFYNSSVYLDEDGSTAEFFPEGLPNLSISWNFGGNQSESLATDKPSDFHFTGDSQCLPLYRYKGSERIDNITDFALKAFRTHYKNPKISREDIFHYVYAVLHHPAYREKYALNLRQEFPRVPFYPAFAQWAAWGAELLALHVGFETVAPYPLKREEHPPKNSTPEALALARKAKLRPVRDAAKDYTGAIELDGLTTLRGVPPEAWVYRLGNRSALEWVLERHKESTPKDPTIREKFNTYRFADHKERVIDLLARVTTVSVETVRVLGQMPAETV, from the coding sequence ATGTCCTTACCCCTGGTCAAGTCCTTTCAAAAGCGGCTGGAAGACATCGTGACCCACGGCGGCACGCGCAACGAGAGCAGCGTGCGCGCGGCCTTTCAGACCCTGCTGAGCGGGTGGGCCGAGGGTCAGGGCGATCTGCGCCTGATTCCCGAAGCGGGGTATTCGCCACCGGGCCAGAAGAATGTCCTGCGCCCAGACGGCACCCTCAAGGACGCCTTGCAACAGGCGCACGGCTACTGGGAGAGCAAAGACGAAGCCGACAATCTGGACGACGAAATCCAGAAGAAGTTTGCCCTGGGCTATCCGCGCGACAACATCATTTTTGAGGACAGCCAGACCGCTGTACTCATCCAGCACGGCGAGGAAGTCATGCGCGCGGACATGGCCGACGCCGACGCGCTGAACACGCTGCTGGGGCTGTTCTTTGCCTTCGAGCCGCCGGAAGTGACCGAGTTCCGCAAGGCCATCGAAAGTTTTCGGGCAGAGTTGCCGGGGCTGCTGGACGTGCTGCGGGGGGCGATTGCCGACGCCGAGGTCGAAGACGATTACCGCCAGCGCCGCGACGAGTTCATAGAGACCGCGCGCAAGGCCATGAATCCGGCCTTCAATGCCCGCGACGCCGGGGAAATGCTGATCCAGCACATCCTGACGGGCGAGATTTTTCAGGGCGTGTTCGACAACGCGCAGTATCTGGAGGAAAACAACATCGCGCAGCAGTTGCAGAAGCTGGCCGAGACCTTTTACAAGGGGAAAATCCGGCGCGACGTGGACGGGCGCACCAAACGCTATTACGGCGCGATTAAAGCCGCTGCCAGCAAGATTGCCGATCACCACGAGAAGCAAAAGTTTCTGAAGGTGCTGTACGAGACCTTTTACCGCGCCTACAACCCCGCCGGGGCCGACAAGCTGGGCATCTTCTACACCCCTGGCGAGATCGTGCGTTTCATGATCGAGGCCACCGATACGCTGCTGAACCGGCATTTTGGGACCGGGCTGGCCGACAGGGGCGTGGAGATTCTGGACCCCGCCACCGGAACGGGCACGTTTATTACCGAGCTGATCGACTACCTGCCGCGCAACAAACTGGCGTACAAGTACGAGCATGAGCTGCACTGCAACGAGCTGGCGCTGCTGCCGTACTACATCGCCAATCTGAATATCGAGGCCACCTACGAGCAGAAGATGGGCCACTACGCCGAGTTTAAAAACATCGTGCTGGTGGACACGCTGGACAATACGGGCTTTGGGATTCAGGGCGAGTACAACGCGCTGTTCCAGAGCGTGAGCGCCGAGAACCTGGAGCGGGTGCAGCGGCAGAACGCCCGCCCGGTGCGCGTGATTATCGGCAACCCGCCGTACCGCGCCAATCAGGCCAACGAGAACGACAACAACAAGAACCGCGAGTATCCCAAGATCGACAAGCGCATCAAGGACACGTACATCGCCCACAGCCGCGCGCAGAAAACCAAGCTGTACGACATGTACGCCCGCTTTTTGCGCTGGGCCACGGACAGGTTGAAACAGGACGGCATCGTGGCCTTCGTCTCGAATAGTTCATTTGTGGACGCCAAAACGTTTGACGGCTTCCGGGAAGTCGTGGCCGAGGAATTTACCGATATTTACGTCATCAACATGCGCGGCAACGCCAACACCAGCGGCGAACGGCGCAAACGCGAGGGCGGCAACGTGTTCAATGATCAGATCAAGGTGGGCGTGGCCGTCTACTTTCTGGTCAAGACCAAGCCGGGCAGCAAGAAAAAGCCGCGCCCCTGCGAGATTCATTACCACGAGGTTCCCGATTTCTGGGACGCCGAACAGAAAAAAGCCTTCCTGCGTGACAACAAATTCTGGGACATCGATTTCGAGCGAATCCGCCCCGACGACAAGCACAACTGGGTCAATCTGGCCGAGCATGATTGGGAGGCGTTTTTACCCGTCGCGGACAAGGAAACGAAAGCCGCCAAGAGTCTGGGGCAGGAGCGGGCGATTTTCAAGGAGTACGCGCCCGGCATCGTTTCGGCCCGTGATGAATGGGTCACTTCTCTGGACGCCAAACACCTTGAAGCCAAGATGAAAGCGTTCATTCCCGAATATGAACTGGGCTATGCGGGCCAGGAATCCGAGGCGCTGAAGGTCAAGTGGTCACGCAACCTGAAATCTCGATTCGACAAGAAAGTGCGCGAGAAATTCTCGAAAAAGCACGTCAGAAAATATGCCTACCGGCCCTATTGCGTACATTATTTTTACAACTCCAGCGTCTATCTGGACGAGGACGGTAGCACCGCTGAATTTTTTCCAGAAGGCTTGCCGAATCTGTCTATATCCTGGAATTTCGGCGGCAATCAGAGCGAGTCTCTGGCAACAGACAAACCCTCAGATTTCCATTTCACGGGCGACTCTCAATGCCTGCCCCTCTACCGCTACAAAGGTAGCGAGCGCATCGACAACATCACCGACTTTGCTCTCAAGGCGTTCCGCACCCACTACAAAAACCCCAAAATCTCGCGCGAGGACATCTTCCACTACGTTTACGCCGTGCTGCACCACCCGGCGTACCGCGAGAAATACGCGCTGAATCTGCGGCAGGAATTCCCGCGTGTTCCCTTTTACCCGGCCTTTGCACAGTGGGCGGCGTGGGGCGCGGAACTGCTGGCCCTGCATGTGGGCTTTGAAACGGTGGCCCCTTACCCCCTGAAGCGCGAGGAACACCCGCCCAAAAACAGCACGCCCGAAGCCCTGGCGCTGGCCCGCAAGGCGAAGCTGAGGCCCGTGCGGGACGCGGCCAAGGACTATACCGGGGCGATTGAACTGGACGGCCTGACCACGTTGCGTGGTGTACCCCCGGAAGCCTGGGTCTACCGCCTGGGCAACCGCAGCGCGCTGGAATGGGTGCTGGAACGCCACAAGGAAAGTACGCCCAAAGACCCCACCATCCGCGAGAAGTTCAACACCTACCGCTTTGCCGATCACAAGGAGCGCGTGATAGACCTGCTGGCCCGCGTGACCACCGTGAGCGTGGAAACGGTGCGCGTGCTGGGGCAGATGCCTGCGGAGACGGTTTAG
- a CDS encoding YebC/PmpR family DNA-binding transcriptional regulator, which yields MAGHSKWSQIKRKKGANDKKRSAMYSKHIRAIGAAVRSGGGGDPAGNLSLKNAIAAAKTDTVPIDNIENAVKRALGAEAGAAEFKEVTYEGYGPGGTAIFIEALTDNVNRTVADIRSVFNKRGGSLGTSGSVAWQFEKKGVLLLRDTAEAVQEIAIENGAEDIQESEEGLEISTGPADLYAVQEALSGAGYEIENAALTMIPNVLVTVEGDDVRKLLVIIDALEELDDVQNVYSNADMPEDEDEE from the coding sequence ATGGCAGGTCACAGCAAATGGTCCCAGATCAAGCGCAAGAAAGGCGCGAACGACAAGAAGCGCAGCGCGATGTACAGCAAGCACATCCGCGCCATCGGGGCGGCGGTGCGCTCCGGCGGCGGCGGCGACCCGGCGGGCAACCTGTCTCTGAAAAACGCGATTGCGGCGGCCAAGACCGACACCGTGCCGATAGACAACATTGAAAACGCCGTCAAACGGGCGCTGGGCGCGGAAGCCGGGGCCGCCGAATTCAAGGAAGTGACCTACGAGGGCTACGGCCCCGGCGGCACGGCCATCTTTATCGAGGCGCTGACGGATAACGTCAACCGCACCGTGGCCGACATTCGCTCTGTGTTCAACAAGCGTGGCGGGTCCCTGGGCACCAGCGGCAGTGTGGCGTGGCAGTTCGAGAAAAAAGGCGTGCTGCTGCTGCGCGACACCGCCGAGGCCGTGCAGGAAATCGCCATCGAGAACGGCGCGGAGGACATCCAGGAATCTGAAGAGGGGCTGGAAATCAGCACCGGACCCGCCGACTTGTACGCCGTGCAGGAGGCCCTAAGCGGCGCGGGCTACGAGATCGAGAACGCGGCCCTGACCATGATTCCCAACGTGCTGGTCACCGTGGAGGGCGACGACGTCCGCAAACTGCTGGTCATCATCGACGCGCTGGAAGAACTGGACGACGTGCAGAACGTGTATTCCAACGCCGACATGCCGGAAGACGAGGACGAGGAATAA
- a CDS encoding trypco2 family protein translates to MPNRAVSVLEFVTAVQASVAQDFGEEGGDPSALVVQHIELELKTVLSQKAGGGFEWRLITVEGQETSAQTQILSLCWERRPVQKSFAPESLPMDLPYQLIAGINALRIGAGAWEQLSGALPFRSVGGQLVFAVAVQEDGSLYIGKFGGGAGEGRMHTVTLKLAPLG, encoded by the coding sequence ATGCCCAACAGGGCCGTGTCGGTGCTGGAATTTGTGACGGCGGTACAGGCCAGTGTCGCCCAGGATTTTGGGGAGGAGGGCGGCGATCCCAGCGCGCTGGTGGTGCAGCACATCGAGCTGGAGCTGAAAACGGTGCTGTCCCAGAAAGCGGGCGGCGGCTTCGAGTGGCGGCTGATCACGGTAGAGGGCCAGGAAACCAGCGCCCAGACCCAGATCCTCTCGCTGTGCTGGGAGCGGAGGCCCGTGCAAAAAAGCTTCGCCCCGGAATCGCTGCCCATGGACCTGCCCTATCAGCTCATCGCGGGCATCAACGCCCTGCGAATCGGGGCCGGGGCGTGGGAACAGCTTTCGGGCGCACTGCCGTTTCGCTCGGTGGGCGGCCAACTGGTCTTCGCGGTGGCGGTGCAGGAAGACGGCAGCCTGTACATCGGCAAATTCGGCGGCGGCGCGGGCGAGGGGCGAATGCACACCGTCACGCTGAAACTGGCTCCGCTGGGCTGA
- a CDS encoding amidohydrolase yields the protein MTQSMTIIQAQVITQDRAQPRAEAVLVGGGRVLAVGQAADLRALAPRAEVLDHRDLILTPGLCDAHTHLVAYGFSLSQINLHGARSVSEVQARVAQVAMNTPAGTWIRGGGFLLSELGLNGYPTAALLDEVSPHHPVQLFSRDLHMTWVNSAALRAAGITLETPNPEGGQIVHPLGCLLEHASGLVSAVMPAPSEAEYLKAAKAGADDLASRGYVSTHTMAYESPDAPRAIQMLAARGELPLRIWACLPHTRLDAARELGIGSGGSGLFQWGGVKFFADGALGSRTAWLHAPGFADGSGTGIALDPPELIRERGLEAIALGLTPVTHAIGDRANTEVLNVYDDLRAAAEAKGIRLRIEHSQHLRPEDIARHKGFVCSVQPIHLQADAPMIRELMPHLADGSYAFKSLMDAGAILAFGSDAPVAAPDPRASFAAAITRVDDSGGRLAPNEAMTVEDVLWAHTRGPAVAAGWDDEGHIRPGARAAFTLWDKLGGNARALVF from the coding sequence ATGACCCAATCCATGACCATCATCCAGGCCCAGGTCATCACCCAGGACCGCGCCCAGCCGCGTGCCGAGGCCGTACTGGTGGGCGGCGGGCGCGTGCTGGCCGTGGGCCAGGCGGCGGACCTGCGGGCGCTGGCCCCACGCGCCGAGGTTCTCGATCACCGTGACCTGATCCTGACGCCGGGGTTGTGCGACGCCCATACGCACCTGGTGGCCTACGGGTTCTCGCTGTCGCAGATCAACCTGCACGGCGCACGCAGCGTCTCCGAGGTGCAGGCCCGGGTGGCGCAGGTGGCGATGAACACCCCCGCCGGAACCTGGATTCGTGGCGGCGGCTTTCTGCTCTCGGAACTGGGACTGAATGGCTATCCGACGGCAGCCCTGCTGGACGAGGTCAGCCCCCACCACCCGGTGCAACTCTTCTCGCGCGATCTGCATATGACCTGGGTGAACAGCGCCGCCCTGCGCGCCGCCGGAATCACGCTGGAGACCCCGAACCCGGAGGGCGGCCAGATTGTTCATCCTCTGGGCTGCCTGCTGGAACACGCCAGCGGGTTGGTCTCTGCCGTGATGCCCGCCCCCAGCGAGGCCGAGTATCTGAAGGCGGCGAAAGCCGGGGCCGATGATCTGGCCTCGCGCGGGTATGTCAGCACGCACACGATGGCCTACGAGTCGCCCGATGCCCCCCGAGCCATCCAGATGCTGGCGGCGCGCGGCGAGCTGCCGCTGAGAATCTGGGCCTGCCTGCCGCACACCCGCCTAGATGCGGCCCGCGAACTGGGCATCGGCTCCGGCGGCAGTGGACTGTTCCAGTGGGGCGGCGTCAAATTCTTTGCGGACGGCGCGCTGGGCAGCCGTACCGCGTGGCTGCACGCCCCCGGTTTTGCCGACGGTTCCGGAACTGGCATTGCCCTGGATCCCCCGGAACTGATCCGCGAGCGCGGGCTGGAGGCCATTGCCCTAGGCCTCACCCCCGTGACCCACGCCATCGGGGACCGGGCCAATACTGAGGTGCTGAACGTCTACGACGATCTGCGTGCCGCCGCCGAGGCAAAGGGCATCCGCCTGAGAATCGAGCATTCCCAGCATCTGCGCCCCGAGGACATTGCGCGTCACAAAGGCTTCGTGTGCAGCGTGCAGCCCATCCACCTTCAGGCCGACGCGCCGATGATCCGCGAACTGATGCCGCATCTGGCAGACGGCAGTTATGCTTTCAAGTCCCTGATGGACGCCGGGGCGATTCTGGCCTTCGGCAGCGACGCCCCGGTGGCGGCCCCCGATCCACGCGCCAGTTTTGCCGCTGCGATCACCCGCGTGGACGACAGCGGCGGACGGCTGGCCCCGAACGAGGCCATGACCGTGGAGGACGTGCTGTGGGCGCACACGCGCGGCCCGGCGGTGGCGGCGGGTTGGGACGACGAGGGCCACATCCGCCCCGGCGCACGCGCGGCCTTTACGCTCTGGGACAAGCTGGGCGGCAACGCGCGGGCGCTGGTGTTTTAG
- a CDS encoding response regulator codes for MPRILVVDDDAAILKLVSVILSRAGHEVRTSNHPVEALELLKVFTPDLVISDVVMPYMTGLEFLEKMREHEHLSAIPFMLLSSHAERGDVRRGMNLGADDYLPKPFTPQDLTVAIDARLRRAGLNVQAEGGMQAKALGTAQVVWQGAAVSWVSRKALELFFFLLEHKEVTSWEAAEALWPEKDEARASSLFHTTLHRLRRSLSSETVVSANRRYALAGDLNPEYDVYRFELLATQAEHGSLGLEEMRELTSQYGTFLPGADSPWVDDVRSRLEQKQMSVLSLAARAATEAGRSKDAAQFHQRALAIDPMSELDWQGLARALDTIGDPRARLAAQREAWWAVDLD; via the coding sequence ATGCCCCGGATTCTCGTGGTGGATGACGACGCCGCCATCCTCAAACTCGTCAGCGTGATCCTCAGCCGCGCCGGGCATGAGGTGCGCACCAGCAACCATCCCGTGGAAGCGCTGGAACTCCTCAAGGTCTTCACCCCGGATCTGGTGATCAGCGACGTGGTGATGCCGTACATGACGGGTCTGGAATTCCTGGAAAAGATGCGCGAACACGAGCATCTCTCGGCCATTCCCTTCATGCTCCTGAGCAGCCACGCCGAGCGCGGCGATGTGCGCCGGGGCATGAACCTGGGTGCAGACGACTACCTGCCCAAGCCGTTTACCCCGCAGGACCTGACCGTGGCCATCGACGCCCGCCTGCGCCGCGCGGGCCTGAACGTGCAGGCCGAGGGCGGGATGCAGGCCAAGGCGCTGGGCACCGCGCAGGTGGTCTGGCAGGGCGCGGCGGTGTCGTGGGTCAGCCGCAAGGCGCTGGAACTGTTCTTCTTTTTACTGGAACACAAGGAGGTCACCAGTTGGGAGGCCGCCGAGGCGCTGTGGCCGGAAAAGGACGAGGCGCGTGCAAGCAGTCTGTTTCACACCACCCTGCACCGCCTGCGCCGCAGCCTGAGCAGCGAAACCGTGGTCAGCGCCAACCGCCGCTACGCGCTGGCGGGCGATCTGAATCCCGAATACGACGTGTACCGCTTCGAACTGCTGGCGACACAGGCCGAACACGGCAGCCTGGGCTTGGAAGAAATGCGCGAGCTGACCAGTCAGTACGGCACCTTTCTGCCCGGCGCAGACAGCCCCTGGGTGGACGACGTGCGCTCCCGGCTGGAGCAAAAGCAGATGAGCGTCCTCAGTCTGGCCGCCCGCGCCGCCACCGAGGCGGGTCGGTCCAAGGACGCCGCCCAGTTTCACCAGCGCGCCCTGGCCATCGATCCCATGAGCGAGCTGGACTGGCAGGGCCTGGCCCGCGCCCTGGACACCATCGGCGATCCCCGCGCCCGCCTGGCCGCCCAGCGCGAGGCGTGGTGGGCTGTTGATCTGGACTGA
- a CDS encoding HD-GYP domain-containing protein yields the protein MSFPSLWSYLLLLLGTGTVGYASYGHYPGLMAGAGVLLIIGAWSLGMAWRWAALLLYVVAFVASLVLPGHTATVQELLGALLMIGGLGYIILREQGTERELEWQRNTVVALRNGSERLAEARDEQAIIRAGIGILSTLKVAPNLAFVAYRQGTPYILAAKGAYEALLERPIHPSHNDSRSVQADHWVAEEALDLLKKPQRRRYHVAPVYGRASNHLGVLILTRNTDVDFDEEETSVVASFARLLGAQLGQLSAIRELRDANDLTLRSLGAALERRDDDTGGHTTRVVSMSLRLARRLGWDEEQVRALRWGAYLHDLGKLAIPDQILHKRGPLDPGERQVIQTHTTIGYEMLQDLHFLPAETLDLVRYHHERWDGTGYPASLRGQNIPETARVFSIVDVYDALTNARPYKLAWTRERAMAEIRAQAGRQFDPQYVDAFLRMMAEQDDAVIVS from the coding sequence GTGTCTTTTCCCAGCCTCTGGTCTTACTTGCTGCTGCTACTGGGAACCGGGACCGTGGGTTACGCGTCCTACGGTCATTATCCGGGTCTGATGGCCGGTGCGGGCGTGCTGCTCATCATCGGGGCCTGGTCCCTGGGGATGGCGTGGCGCTGGGCGGCGTTGCTGCTCTATGTGGTGGCCTTCGTGGCCTCGCTGGTACTGCCGGGTCACACCGCGACGGTGCAGGAGTTACTAGGTGCGCTGCTGATGATCGGCGGTCTGGGCTATATCATCCTGCGCGAACAGGGCACCGAGCGCGAACTGGAGTGGCAGCGCAATACCGTGGTGGCGCTCCGCAACGGCAGCGAGCGGCTGGCCGAGGCCCGTGACGAGCAGGCCATCATCCGCGCCGGCATCGGTATCCTGAGTACGCTGAAGGTTGCGCCCAATCTGGCCTTCGTGGCCTACCGCCAGGGCACGCCGTACATCCTGGCCGCCAAGGGAGCCTACGAGGCGCTGCTGGAACGCCCGATCCACCCCAGCCACAACGACAGCCGCAGCGTCCAGGCAGACCACTGGGTGGCCGAGGAAGCGCTGGACCTGCTGAAAAAGCCGCAGCGCCGCCGCTACCATGTGGCCCCGGTGTACGGGCGGGCCTCCAACCACCTGGGCGTGCTGATCCTGACCCGCAACACCGACGTGGACTTCGATGAGGAAGAAACCTCGGTGGTGGCCTCCTTCGCCCGGCTACTGGGCGCGCAACTGGGGCAATTGAGCGCCATCCGCGAGCTGCGTGACGCCAACGACCTGACCCTGCGCTCGCTGGGCGCGGCCCTGGAACGCCGCGACGACGACACCGGCGGCCACACCACCCGCGTGGTCAGTATGAGCCTGCGTCTGGCCCGCCGCCTGGGCTGGGACGAGGAACAGGTGCGGGCGCTGCGCTGGGGCGCGTACTTGCACGACCTGGGCAAACTGGCCATTCCCGATCAGATCCTGCACAAGCGCGGGCCGCTGGACCCCGGCGAGCGGCAGGTGATCCAGACCCACACCACCATCGGCTACGAGATGCTCCAGGACCTGCACTTCCTGCCCGCCGAGACGCTGGATCTGGTGCGCTACCACCACGAGCGCTGGGACGGCACCGGCTATCCCGCCAGTCTGCGCGGCCAGAACATCCCCGAAACGGCCCGCGTGTTCTCGATTGTCGACGTGTATGACGCCCTGACCAACGCCCGTCCTTACAAGCTCGCCTGGACCCGCGAACGCGCCATGGCTGAGATCCGTGCCCAGGCCGGGCGACAATTCGATCCGCAGTATGTGGACGCCTTCCTGCGCATGATGGCCGAGCAGGACGACGCCGTGATCGTGAGCTGA
- a CDS encoding carbohydrate kinase yields MSLPLIVSAGEALTDLVTAGGLSWTAHPGGAGWNVARACAALGVPSAFAGAVGQDNFGDDLFSASEQAGLDLRFLQRVPAPTLMAVVYSANPPAYRFLGENSADLHFDPAKLPEGWLQAVKWLHVGGISLSRWPLADTLLALVRQAKAAGVKISFDPNARITHSHPDYPAVMERVARNSDLLKFSDEDLGFFFPGTSEAGALQTLRGWNPRAPIVITRGSAGASLYHAAGRADLPAFPVRVADTVGAGDALCAGLLVSATERPDALWTEHLALGLKAAAAACAHAGAYAPTRADVDALESSAQS; encoded by the coding sequence ATGTCACTGCCCCTGATCGTAAGCGCCGGAGAAGCCCTGACTGACCTCGTGACCGCTGGGGGGCTGTCTTGGACGGCGCATCCGGGTGGGGCGGGGTGGAACGTGGCGCGGGCCTGCGCTGCCTTGGGGGTTCCCAGCGCCTTTGCCGGAGCGGTGGGCCAGGATAACTTCGGGGACGATCTGTTCAGCGCCTCGGAACAAGCCGGGTTGGACCTGCGCTTTCTGCAACGGGTGCCCGCCCCCACGTTGATGGCCGTGGTCTACAGCGCCAACCCGCCCGCTTACCGCTTCCTGGGCGAGAACAGCGCCGATCTGCACTTTGACCCTGCAAAGCTGCCCGAAGGCTGGCTTCAGGCCGTCAAATGGCTGCATGTGGGCGGCATCAGCCTGAGCCGCTGGCCGCTGGCCGACACGCTGCTGGCACTGGTCAGGCAGGCAAAAGCCGCTGGCGTGAAGATCAGCTTTGACCCCAACGCCCGCATCACCCACAGCCACCCCGATTACCCGGCGGTGATGGAGCGCGTGGCCCGCAACTCGGACCTGCTGAAATTCAGCGACGAGGACCTGGGGTTCTTCTTTCCTGGCACCTCGGAGGCCGGGGCGCTACAAACTCTGCGCGGCTGGAATCCGCGTGCGCCCATTGTCATTACGCGCGGCTCGGCGGGGGCCAGCCTGTACCACGCGGCGGGCAGGGCCGACTTGCCCGCTTTTCCCGTGCGGGTGGCCGACACGGTGGGCGCGGGCGACGCCCTGTGCGCCGGGCTGCTGGTCTCGGCCACCGAACGCCCGGACGCGCTGTGGACCGAACATCTGGCGCTGGGCCTGAAAGCCGCCGCCGCCGCCTGTGCCCATGCTGGAGCCTACGCACCCACGCGGGCGGATGTGGACGCACTGGAGTCATCCGCTCAGTCCTGA